The Sinomicrobium kalidii region TACTGAAAATTATTATGCTTTTAATGATTTTCTTCAGACTACGATTGAACAAGGCGTTTTTGGAAGTGGAATATTTATAATGATGATTTTATTTATAATTAATGTGAAAAATAAAAGATTCTCCGATCATTTGCTATTCTTCGCACTTAAATTGGTTATAGTGTCCATTTTAATATCGGGCCTAGTTTATTATACATTAACAAACTTTGCAATTCTCATTTTATTTTGGACGGTTTTAGGGTGCAGTTCAAACTTTCTCAATTCAACATTTAATTTTGGAAATAGTCAGATAATTGTATTAAAGAGTTTAAATGCAATGGTATTATTGATTTTGATATTGCTTAATTTGAATTGCTTTAGATATATAAATCAATGGTTTAATATTTATCAATATCCTATTTTCAATAGGAACACCTTGGCAATATACGCTGATTTATTGCCTAAAATGAAAAAAAACGGGGTGTTTTTAGTTGATTATAGTAAAAGGTTACAGGCAAATAATGAGCATGCGAAAAATCTTGACATTCTAAAAATGGCAATAAACGAACTGCCCAGTACTGAAACTTATTCGGCATTAGGAAACGCCTATGCAGTTAACGAAATGCCGTATCAGGCTGAATTGAATTATATAAAAGCTTGTTATGTTGCCCCAAACAGATTTACTCCAAAATATAAATTGCTGGAATTTTATATTTTAACTAATCAAACAAATAAAGGAATTTCTATTGCTCATAAAATACTTGAGCAGCCTATTAAGGTCCCGTCATTGGAAATTGAAATGATAAAACGGAACACACGTGTTTTCTTAAATGAGAACCTGAAAAAGGATTTTTTCCTTGAAATTTTATAACAAAGAAATTAAGCGTCAATTTCATTGTAGCCTTCCCTAATATAAGTAATATTGTATATAGACCCGTCATTTAATTTATATAAGGTAATATTTTATGGTCAAAAAAACATATTTATGACTGTTAAAAACACTAAAGTTACTTATACAGAAAAATTGAAAACTATTATCATGATTTTTATATGAAAAGATTTATCCTGAGTAAAAGAAACTTAAATAGCAGTTTTAGACATACTTTATTGATATGCACAGTGATGTTCTATTTTTCTTCAACGAATGGGCAAGAGCTTTCGGATAGAAATAGGCCATTGGTTAAATCATTTCAAAATTTTTATAATCAAAATAAGCCGGACAGTTTATTTTTACTCTTTTCTTCAAAGCTGAAAGAAAAAATGCCTCTTGAGCAGACCCGGGCATTTAATCAACAATTATTAAATCAACTAGGGAAATTATTGAAGGTTGAACCTGATAGTATATCAAAATTCAATACAACCTATTACATAGCTTCTTTTGAGAAGGGAATATTAAGACTATTGATTTCATCCAACGAGTCCAGAAAAATTAAAGGGATTTTTTTGCAACCCTATAAGACAGAAAACAACTCCAATAAAATTAAAAGAGAACAAGGACTTTCAATAGAAGTAGAGGGGGGCGAAATTAAAGGAACCTTACTTATTCCGGATGGACAAGGGGACGTCCCTTTAATTATCCTTATAGCAGGGTCCGGACCAACCGATAGAAATGGCAATTCTATATTTACTCAAAATAACTCTTTAATGTATTTAGCTAATGAATTGGATGACATAGGTGTAGCTACCTTTCGTTATGATAAACGAGGTATAGGAGAAAGTGCTAATATTAAAGAGAATGAATTGGCGACAGCAAATGACTTTGTAAATGATATTGTTGAAATTATAAGACAATTCAAATCTGATTCTAGGTTTTATAAAACTATTTTGTTAGGTCATAGTGAAGGTTCTCTTTTAGGGGTTTTAGCTTCTCAAAGGGAAGAGGTAGATGGTTTTATTTCAATTGCCGGACCTGGATTCCATTTAAGCCATTCCCTAAAACAGCAGATTATGGAAAACCTTCCGTCAGAACAACGGGACTCGGCATTATTTATTCTAAACAATTTGAGTAAAGGAAATGTTGTAAAATCGATTCCTGATGATTTGAATACACTTTTTTCAGAAAAATCACAGATTTTTTTAATGTCCATGTTTAAGTATGACCCTGCTGTTGAAATAAAAAAGCTAGATATTCCAGTATTAATACTTCAAGGAGATTCCGATTTACAGATAAGTATTGAGGATGCCAATCGACTAAAGAAAGCCTACCCTAAGGCGGATTACGTTATCCTCAAAAACATGAATCATATTATGAAAGAAGTTGGGACCGACCGCAAATCAAATATTGAAACCTATTATAATCCAAAAATTCCCATTAAAAAGGAGATAATTACCCATATTGGCCAATTTCTTAAAGAGGTGGAATAAAGGCTTAATGTTTTTAATTGTTTTGAAAATTTTTATTCTGTTTTGAATTAATCGGTTTTATTTTATGAATAACCCAAATCATTTAGCCTATGAAGACTAAATTTAAAAAAATGACTGGCTTTCTTATCTTAATTTTTATTGCTTTAACAGCATTTTTCTTATAAATGTAATACGGTGGATTCCCTGGAAGACACGGATTTTTTTGTAGAGGAGCTTTTCAGGGGTATATTTTTATGGAAGAGGATGCTGCTAAACAAATTAAGGCACATTATTTATTGCAAATAAAAAAAGGTAATCTAAAAGGGGAAAAGATGTTACAAGATTTTAGCAATGAGTCAGTTACTTTAATTGGCGAACGGAATCCTCTTTTTTAGTCTCTAAAGGAATGATATCATTATATCAAAATCATTTTGCCATGATATATAAAGAACTTCGTTTTTTTTGTTCACTTTTTTTTCTAATTTTTTCAATTTCATCTTGTAATAATAAATCTGATGGTTTTCCTGATCGATTAAAGGAAATATTTAAGTCAGCAGGTGAAAACAAGAATGAGGTAGAAAAAGTTTTGCAATATTACTCTCCAAAGGATAATAGTTTAAAGTACAAAGCAGCCCTATTTTTAATAGAAAATATGCCGGGGCATTACTCCTTGGAGTTTGAACCCAGGGAAAAATGGAGGGAGTTACTTAAAAAATCTGACAGTTTGATAAAAATAAAGCACGAGAATTATGAAAACACAATAAAAGAGGAATTTTATAACATTCTGTACGGCGTCAATGTAAAACCAAGGTATGAAACTAAGAATGATATCCAACATTTTAAAGCGGTGGAGTTGATTGAATATATAGATGAAGCATTTAAAGTATGGAACAAACCCTGGAATAAATTCTTGGATTTTAATGATTTTTGTAATTACGTTTTACCTTATAGAATGAAAAATGAGCCCATGGAAATGGGGATAAGGCAAATACTATCTCGGGAGAATAATAATAGGGTTAACAAAAATACTACAATACGAGAAATTGCAAAATTAGCCCAAGATATTGGGACTTTACCCAGTAATTTCAAGTTCATTAAACTATTAAAAAGCGAACAAGGAATTGAGGATATAAGAAAAGGAAGAATGGTGGACTGTTTGGATTACGCCAATTATGCTGGGATGACTTGTAGAGCTATAGGAATTCCCACAGCTATAGACTTTACAATTTGGCCAAACGGAAGGGGGGCTCACTACTGGAACGCAGTATTATTCAATAAAGACAGTTTATTGTATGCAGACCTGAATTTTTTCTGGGGAGAGCCTGGCTCTTATAGATTAAGACGGAAAATCGCAAAAATATATAGATATGTGTATGCTAATCAAAGAACTGAATTATCCCGGCAAAACAGTCCAAATAAGATGACAGATTTTCTTCATAGTCCACATGTCATTGATGTGACTGCACAATATATAAAAACTTCAGATATAGATATTCCAATTACTCGTGGAATTGGTACAAATTCCCAATGGGTTTATCTCTGCATATTTAATGATGGTGAATGGAGACCTATTGCTGTTGCTGAAAAGGTGGATGATATAGTGCACTTTGCTGATATTGGGAGGGAAAATATATATATGATTGCTGCTTTTAATGGGTACGAGAGAATACCAATTTCAAAAACGTTTTCAGTGGATAAGGAAGGAACAGTTAATTTTTATCAACCTGGAAATATAAAAGAAAATGTAATTTTAAATAGAAAAGCCAAATTGACAGAGCGAGTTAAAGAATTCGCAGCCCAAATGAATGGAGGAGTGTTTCAGTTATCAAATGACCGTAATTTTAAAAAAGTGAAAGAAGTATATTCTATTGGTAAAAAAGATACTGTGGTTGTACCAATGGAGGTGGAAATAAATGATGATAAATTATACCGCTATGCAAGATATACGATACCCAATAAGCAAACTCTGGAAATTGCTGAGATGGATTTTTATATCAAAGACAGCTTAATTTCTGGTAGTATTATAAGGGCTAATGCAGATTCTGACGGTATAGCTAATGCGTTTGATAAGAATCTTTTATCTTTTTATTCTTCAAAAGGTATAGATAATGAACAATCTACCTGGATAGGTATTGATTTCGGAGAAAAAAAGAAGGTTACCAAGCTGAAGTTTGCTCCCAGAAGTGATGTAAACTATATAAAGCCGGGAGATACGTATGAGTTGTTTTATTGGAATGATAAATGGAAGTCATTAGGAGAAAAAATGTCAAAATCGTATTCTATTGAATATAGTGATGTTCCCAAAAATGCAGTACTGTGGTTAAGAAATTTAAGCGAAGGTGTTGAAGAAGAATTGTTCGTATATAAAGAGGGAAGGCAATATTTTTGGAATTCAACAGAGTATTGAACGTATGGTTAATTAGCTTTAGGGTGGCGCAAATTATTCGAGATATCCACTTATGATGTCATAGTGATATATAATGGTCTGAGAAAATCAACAAGCTCTTCCTTGTTTCTTTGTGGAAGTTCCAGTTTTTTGTAAATATTGGAAACGTGTTTACTAAAAGTTTTATCATTGATATGAATAGATGCACTCAATTGCTGGTATGTATATTTAGGGTTTTCAATAATGAGCATTGCTATTTCTTTCTCTCTGTCAGTAAGTTTGTCGAACAAAGGTAATCTTGGATTTTTAGATAAGTTCTTTTCAGGAATTCTCGATTTCTGATTCATAGAGGTTATATAGGCGATTGTCAAAAAAATATGCCCCATACTAAAACTTGTATGTTCGATAGGTTGATTATCGCCGAAAATAATGATAACGGCAGGCAATGACATTAGGCATACAGCTCCTCCCATTCCGCATATCCCCCTTATAGTTTGATAATTATTTTTTTGAAACCTCAATCTTTTGATGAGAATGACAAATACATTTACGACAATCGTTATGGTCAAAAGAAGAGGGACTAATAAGAACAAGTTTCTTGATAAATTCAAATCATCGGTAATACTATATGGAATGACAAATAAAAAAATAAAGTCAAGAACAGCTATATACAAAACTGGCCTCATACTTATAATTCGAGGAGGCTTAATTTTGTATTCTGTATAGATATAATAAAGAAGATAAAGAGCACAAGCAATTCCCACAGTAAAGGCTATATAGTCTTGGGATAACCTATTAATTCCCAATTTTTCATCTGGAATAAGTCCTGACGTAATGTTGTAGGAAAGAA contains the following coding sequences:
- a CDS encoding serine aminopeptidase domain-containing protein, translated to MKRFILSKRNLNSSFRHTLLICTVMFYFSSTNGQELSDRNRPLVKSFQNFYNQNKPDSLFLLFSSKLKEKMPLEQTRAFNQQLLNQLGKLLKVEPDSISKFNTTYYIASFEKGILRLLISSNESRKIKGIFLQPYKTENNSNKIKREQGLSIEVEGGEIKGTLLIPDGQGDVPLIILIAGSGPTDRNGNSIFTQNNSLMYLANELDDIGVATFRYDKRGIGESANIKENELATANDFVNDIVEIIRQFKSDSRFYKTILLGHSEGSLLGVLASQREEVDGFISIAGPGFHLSHSLKQQIMENLPSEQRDSALFILNNLSKGNVVKSIPDDLNTLFSEKSQIFLMSMFKYDPAVEIKKLDIPVLILQGDSDLQISIEDANRLKKAYPKADYVILKNMNHIMKEVGTDRKSNIETYYNPKIPIKKEIITHIGQFLKEVE
- a CDS encoding helix-turn-helix transcriptional regulator translates to MFRTQIHQLTFIFIVIESLLLIFLLLQKNNPSKFRFVLLTFLFLSYNITSGLIPDEKLGINRLSQDYIAFTVGIACALYLLYYIYTEYKIKPPRIISMRPVLYIAVLDFIFLFVIPYSITDDLNLSRNLFLLVPLLLTITIVVNVFVILIKRLRFQKNNYQTIRGICGMGGAVCLMSLPAVIIIFGDNQPIEHTSFSMGHIFLTIAYITSMNQKSRIPEKNLSKNPRLPLFDKLTDREKEIAMLIIENPKYTYQQLSASIHINDKTFSKHVSNIYKKLELPQRNKEELVDFLRPLYITMTS
- a CDS encoding discoidin domain-containing protein; the encoded protein is MIYKELRFFCSLFFLIFSISSCNNKSDGFPDRLKEIFKSAGENKNEVEKVLQYYSPKDNSLKYKAALFLIENMPGHYSLEFEPREKWRELLKKSDSLIKIKHENYENTIKEEFYNILYGVNVKPRYETKNDIQHFKAVELIEYIDEAFKVWNKPWNKFLDFNDFCNYVLPYRMKNEPMEMGIRQILSRENNNRVNKNTTIREIAKLAQDIGTLPSNFKFIKLLKSEQGIEDIRKGRMVDCLDYANYAGMTCRAIGIPTAIDFTIWPNGRGAHYWNAVLFNKDSLLYADLNFFWGEPGSYRLRRKIAKIYRYVYANQRTELSRQNSPNKMTDFLHSPHVIDVTAQYIKTSDIDIPITRGIGTNSQWVYLCIFNDGEWRPIAVAEKVDDIVHFADIGRENIYMIAAFNGYERIPISKTFSVDKEGTVNFYQPGNIKENVILNRKAKLTERVKEFAAQMNGGVFQLSNDRNFKKVKEVYSIGKKDTVVVPMEVEINDDKLYRYARYTIPNKQTLEIAEMDFYIKDSLISGSIIRANADSDGIANAFDKNLLSFYSSKGIDNEQSTWIGIDFGEKKKVTKLKFAPRSDVNYIKPGDTYELFYWNDKWKSLGEKMSKSYSIEYSDVPKNAVLWLRNLSEGVEEELFVYKEGRQYFWNSTEY
- a CDS encoding O-antigen ligase family protein, with protein sequence MDVISVLYIFYIVVITYINNNLTWNLDLLTYINLYISYWCIRLINNQVSQIITILYQFLFFGIVVQIIGWGQYFGIISLNNTFFKVTSLFDNPNLFTTYQIALFPIAVWVCLKSKRALIRIATGIFIINSFAFSIVCKSRMSLIILIFSSLLFCIFYCFRNMKFYNRGYFKKAFLLFFTLLIVSFSFFLSNFDYKGNDDSIFGRKLIYKISFKMLQERPFIGIGYGEFKSEYNSHQSEYFTSNETLPREEKVATENYYAFNDFLQTTIEQGVFGSGIFIMMILFIINVKNKRFSDHLLFFALKLVIVSILISGLVYYTLTNFAILILFWTVLGCSSNFLNSTFNFGNSQIIVLKSLNAMVLLILILLNLNCFRYINQWFNIYQYPIFNRNTLAIYADLLPKMKKNGVFLVDYSKRLQANNEHAKNLDILKMAINELPSTETYSALGNAYAVNEMPYQAELNYIKACYVAPNRFTPKYKLLEFYILTNQTNKGISIAHKILEQPIKVPSLEIEMIKRNTRVFLNENLKKDFFLEIL